A window from Bombus pascuorum chromosome 12, iyBomPasc1.1, whole genome shotgun sequence encodes these proteins:
- the LOC132912566 gene encoding putative transferase CAF17 homolog, mitochondrial has translation MIIHLKKFILPLCKLNKFGKVQKQFIRCDSSESSPGILEQLKNKSILRVKGNEASSFLQGLITNDMKNFEEGAANLYALFLNVKGRVMYDVIIYRSQENNVYYIECDSQAADSLQKHLKMYRVRKKIDIDHLGDNINVWAFFDPTQYMNNKYNDSNKQKLEGLIFPCGTLNNKVSKVVDNIMIYEDPRLPDLGIRILAESTIERQKIIRHLNLDALHSTSDFNYKAFRYKLGVPEGIEDLPPGKPFPLEINCDYLHGVSFHKGCYIGQELTARTHHTGVVRKRLMPLLFSEVPNKSFSYDDKIINESGNIVGKFRGIENQYGLGLMRIIESLNAQSLTISDIKLKVSKPIWWPQELQKVSVNKKE, from the coding sequence ATGATCATACACctcaaaaaatttattttgccaTTGTGCAAACTGAATAAATTTGGAAAGGTACAAAAGCAATTTATTAGATGCGATTCTTCAGAATCTTCACCTGGAATCTTAGAACAGCTAAAAAATAAGAGTATACTGCGGGTTAAAGGAAATGAAGCTTCAAGTTTCTTACAAGGATTAATTACAAATGATATGAAGAATTTTGAAGAAGGGGCAGCAAATTTATatgcattatttttaaatgtcaaGGGTAGAGTAATGTACGATGTTATTATCTATAGAAGCcaagaaaataatgtatattatattgaatGTGACTCACAAGCCGCAGATTCATTACAGAAACATCTAAAAATGTACCgtgttagaaaaaaaattgatatagaTCATTTAGgagataatataaatgtttggGCATTCTTTGATCCTACTCAATATatgaataacaaatataatgaTAGTAATAAACAAAAACTTGAAGGTTTAATATTTCCATGTGGTActcttaataataaagtaagcAAGGTAGTAgataatattatgatatatgAAGATCCTAGACTTCCTGATCTAGGCATTAGAATTTTAGCAGAATCAACAATTGAAAGACAAAAGATAATAAGACATTTGAACTTAGATGCATTACATTCTACTAGTGACTTCAATTACAAAGCATTTCGGTATAAACTTGGTGTTCCTGAAGGTATAGAAGATTTACCACCAGGAAAACCTTTCCCACTAGAAATAAATTGTGATTATTTGCATGGTGTTAGTTTTCATAAAGGTTGTTACATTGGTCAGGAACTTACAGCTCGTACTCATCATACTGGTGTTGTAAGAAAACGTTTAATGCCTCTATTATTTAGTGAAGTTCCtaataaatctttttcgtatgatgataaaattattaatgagTCTGGCAATATAGTAGGTAAATTTAGAGGAATTGAAAATCAGTATGGATTAGGTTTAATGCGAATTATTGAATCTTTGAATGCTCAATCTCTTACTATAtcagatattaaattaaaagtatcaaAACCTATTTGGTGGCCGCAGGAATTGCAGAAAGTTTCcgttaataaaaaagaatga